Within the bacterium genome, the region GGCGCCGGGTTCTATGCTATAATCCGTCCGCTCATTATCCGTGCCGGCGATCCGAAGCGAGGGAGGCAGCGCGTGGGCCGAGTCCTGACGAAACGCCAGCGCGAGATTCTCGGGTATCTGCTCGACAGCATGCAGCGCAAGGGCTACCCGCCGTCGGTGCGCGAGATCGGCGCGGCCCTTGGGTTGACGAGCAGCTCGACCGTGCACAGCCACCTCGCCGCGCTGGAGAAGAAGGGCTACATCCGGCGCGACCCCAGCAAGCCCCGGGCGATCGAGATCCTGAAGGACAGCGCGAGCCAGCCGCCCAAGCGCATGGTCAACGTGCCGGTCGTCGGGCGGATCGCCGCGGGTGCGCCGCTCCTGGCCGAGGAAAACATCGAGGACATCTTCCCCCTGCCCCGCGACTTCGTCCGCGAGGACGGCGCCTTCATTCTGCGCGTCCGCGGCGACAGCATGATCGAAGCGGGGATCTACGACGGCGACTTCATCGTCATCCGCCCGCAGGCGACCGCCTCGAACGGCGAAATCGTCGCGGCGCTCCTCGGCGAGGAGGCCACGGTCAAGCGCTTCTTCAAGGAACGGGACCACATCCGGCTGCAGCCCGAGAACAGCACGATGTCGCCCATCATCACGCGGGACGTGACGATCATCGGGAAAGCGGTCGCCCTGATCCGCCGGCTCTCCTAGCGCCGGCCGGCTCACGGCCGGCCGCCGTGTCATCGAAGTCGACCGCATCCCGACGGCATTCCCGGGGGCCGCCTCCTGCGAGGCGGCCCCCGCCGTCTTGGGGTCGACAACCACCGCGCCGGACATCAGTGTGCCGTCCGCGCCGGGCGTCCGTCGACGTACGGCCGGAACGGTCCGAGGCCCGCGGTGGGGATCTCCGCTTCCACCACGATGCCGGCTTCGCCGTCTTCGCGCCGCACAACCCGTCCGGCCGTGTAGAGGCGCGAAAGGACCGCGAGGCGGTGGTACGGGATGACGAGCCGCACCCGCTCCACCGGTCCGGGCAGCGCGGCTCCGATCCGGCGCAGCAGATTCGCGAGGCCGACGCCGCGGACGGCGGAGACCGGCACTCCGTCGGGCTCCTCGGCCGTCACGTCGCGCAGCGCCTCGGGGGACAGCAGGTCGGCTTTGTTGAGGACGGTCACGCGCGGAGTGCCGGACGCGCCCAATTCGCGCAGCACCTGCTCCACGGCCTCGCGCTGCGCGGTCCAGCGCGGGTGGCCCGCGTCGATCACGTGGATCAGGAGGTCCGCCTCCGTCACCTCCTCGAGGGTGGCGCGAAACGCCGCGACGAGATCGTGCGGCAGCTTCTGGATGAAGCCGACCGTGTCGACAAGCAGCAGCGGGCGGCGATTCGGCAGGACGACCCGCCGGGTCGTCGGATCGAGCGTCGCAAACAGCTTGTCGGCGGTCAGCACATGCGCGCGGGTCAGCGCGTTGAGCAGCGTGGACTTGCCCGCGTTCGTGTAGCCGACGAGGACCGCCACCGGCAGGGCCGCGTCTTTCCGCGACTGCCGCTCGCGCTGCCGGTGCCGCTGCAGCGCGTTGATCTCCCGGCCCAGCGCGGTGATCCGCGTCCGAATACGCCGCCTGTCGACCTCCAGCTTGGTCTCGCCGGGGCCCCGCGTGCCGATCCCGCCGCCGAGCCGGGACAGCAGCACGCCCCGTCCGGCCAGCCGGGGCAGCAGGTAGGTCATCTGCGCCAGTTCGACCTGCAGGCGGCCTTCCCGCGTGCGCGCCCGCTGGGCGAAAATGTCGAGGACGAGCGCCGTACGGTCCAGCACCTTGGTGTCGAGCGCCCGCTCTAGATTTCGCTGCTGCGCGGGCGTGAGCTCGTGGTTGAAGATGACCACGTCCGCGCCGGCGGAGCGCACCCTGGAGCGGATTTCTTCCACTTTGCCGGCGCCGACCGCGGTCGCGGGATCGGGACGCGTGCGGTGCTGCACGACGATGCCGGCCACCGCGGCTCCCGCGGTGTCGGCGAGCCGGGCGAGTTCTTGGAGGGTCTCCTCGCCCGCGTCCTCCCGGGCCCCGATCATGCCGACGAGCAGCGCGCGCTCCGGGCCGCTGCGCGGCAGCCCGTCGGTGAGCGGACGGTCGCTCTCCTCGGAGGTCCCGGCGGCGAGGCCGCGGCGGAGCTTATGACCGAGCGGTGTGCCGGTGGTGCGCATCTTGGATTATCGCGGGGACGCGGCCCGCAGATGGTCGCCGATGCGGCGAACCGCCTCTTCGAACCGCGCGTCCGGCGCGGTCAGCGAAATGCGGACGTACCCCTCGCCGTGCGCGCCGTAGCCGTTGCCGGGGGTGACGATCACGCCGGTGTGCTCGAGCAGATCCGTCGTGAAGGACACGGACGTGTGGCCGCGCGGCACCGGAATCCACAGGTAGAAGGTCGCCCGCGGACTCGGCACATCCAGCCCGATCTCCCGCAGTCCGCGCACGACCGTATCGCGCCGCCGCTGCCAGATCGCCACCCGCTCCCGCGTCGGCGCGTCCGGCCCGGTCAGGCCGGCGACCGCGGCGTCCTGGATCGCCACCCAC harbors:
- the lexA gene encoding transcriptional repressor LexA, whose amino-acid sequence is MGRVLTKRQREILGYLLDSMQRKGYPPSVREIGAALGLTSSSTVHSHLAALEKKGYIRRDPSKPRAIEILKDSASQPPKRMVNVPVVGRIAAGAPLLAEENIEDIFPLPRDFVREDGAFILRVRGDSMIEAGIYDGDFIVIRPQATASNGEIVAALLGEEATVKRFFKERDHIRLQPENSTMSPIITRDVTIIGKAVALIRRLS
- the hflX gene encoding GTPase HflX; the protein is MRTTGTPLGHKLRRGLAAGTSEESDRPLTDGLPRSGPERALLVGMIGAREDAGEETLQELARLADTAGAAVAGIVVQHRTRPDPATAVGAGKVEEIRSRVRSAGADVVIFNHELTPAQQRNLERALDTKVLDRTALVLDIFAQRARTREGRLQVELAQMTYLLPRLAGRGVLLSRLGGGIGTRGPGETKLEVDRRRIRTRITALGREINALQRHRQRERQSRKDAALPVAVLVGYTNAGKSTLLNALTRAHVLTADKLFATLDPTTRRVVLPNRRPLLLVDTVGFIQKLPHDLVAAFRATLEEVTEADLLIHVIDAGHPRWTAQREAVEQVLRELGASGTPRVTVLNKADLLSPEALRDVTAEEPDGVPVSAVRGVGLANLLRRIGAALPGPVERVRLVIPYHRLAVLSRLYTAGRVVRREDGEAGIVVEAEIPTAGLGPFRPYVDGRPARTAH